A stretch of the Aegilops tauschii subsp. strangulata cultivar AL8/78 chromosome 4, Aet v6.0, whole genome shotgun sequence genome encodes the following:
- the LOC109748626 gene encoding protein indeterminate-domain 7-like — protein MSHTSEEESLSSFQQQPKLEVGAAGPSRGDPAAMPVVKKRRGHPGNPDPDVEVVALSPKTLVATNRYICEVCHKGFQRDQNLQLHRRGHNLPWKLKQRSSTDAKKKVYICPEVTCPHHDATRALGDLTGIKKHFSRKHGEKKWKCDRCSKKYAVQSDWKAHTKICGTKEYRCDCGTIFSRKDSFITHRAFCDVLAEDNSRVNHSLATMVGSLHGQHDMYSHGVPSPTDMVANMSSNDHNSDMHLRSLSPYALITRNTALFSNQIPHKDPGFPLDGSASGYPYMSMNSPYMSATALLQKAAEMGAKTSQDPISPLLLKGFANNFTSARDHMGISSGSQGDSMGNSAANSVCMKAAEDESMNGHNNILINSAWTSGMMTPTTVPLIGLMNNPFSMRQEKESPQIMPDIQTQHNRQENISGVGDAGLTQDFLGLGGNGNLDISSGTYNTDVTALSYSDEQQKNQEHMYSYHESSLDSTALDKPMWDS, from the exons ATCCAGACGTGGAGGTAGTAGCTTTATCACCCAAGACACTCGTTGCGACAAACCGATACATATGTGAAGTCTGTCATAAGGGATTTCAGAGAGATCAGAACCTCCAGCTCCACAGGAGGGGGCATAACCTGCCATGGAAGCTCAAGCAGAGAAGCAGCACCGACGCCAAGAAGAAGGTGTATATCTGCCCTGAGGTCACCTGCCCGCATCACGATGCAACTCGAGCTTTGGGTGATCTCACGGGCATAAAAAAGCACTTCTCTAGGAAGCATGGGGAGAAGAAGTGGAAGTGCGACCGATGTTCGAAGAAGTATGCTGTCCAATCTGACTGGAAGGCTCACACTAAGATATGTGGCACCAAGGAGTACCGATGTGATTGCGGAACAATCTTCTCAAG AAAGGATAGCTTCATCACGCATCGGGCCTTCTGCGATGTACTAGCCGAAGACAACTCAAGGGTTAACCACAGCCTTGCTACAATGGTGGGAAGTCTGCATGGTCAGCATGACATGTATTCACATGGGGTGCCTAGCCCCACTGATATGGTTGCAAACATGTCCAGTAACGACCATAACTCAGACATGCATCTAAGATCTTTATCTCCATATGCTCTCATCACAAGGAACACTGCCTTGTTCTCCAACCAGATACCACACAAGGATCCAGGATTCCCACTTGATGGAAGTGCATCAGGCTACCCTTACATGTCCATGAACTCCCCATACATGTCCGCGACAGCCCTGCTGCAGAAAGCTGCAGAGATGGGAGCAAAGACCAGCCAAGATCCCATTTCACCGTTGCTTTTGAAAGGCTTCGCAAACAACTTCACCAGTGCTAGAGACCATATGGGCATATCTTCTGGAAGCCAAGGAGATTCTATGGGGAATTCAGCAGCTAACAGTGTTTGCATGAAGGCTGCTGAAGATGAGAGCATGAATGGTCACAACAATATCTTGATCAACTCAGCATGGACCAGCGGCATGATGACACCGACTACCGTGCCTTTAATTGGGCTCATGAACAATCCATTTTCCATGAGACAAGAGAAGGAGAGCCCTCAGATTATGCCTGATATCCAGACGCAGCACAACAGACAGGAAAACATTTCAGGGGTAGGAGATGCGGGCCTAACACAGGACTTTCTAGGGTTAGGAGGCAACGGAAATTTGGATATAAGCTCTGGGACCTATAATACGGATGTGACAGCATTGAGCTATTCCGATGAGCAACAGAAAAATCAGGAGCATATGTATTCTTACCATGAATCATCGCTTGACTCCACTGCATTGGACAAACCTATGTGGGATTCATGA